A stretch of the Mycobacteroides immunogenum genome encodes the following:
- a CDS encoding DUF5666 domain-containing protein — MSPTQTFAQPRSVRGALFTLAGLTAFSIAACGAPSSTTGASTTSSAPTSSSAHGEHNGKDHVAGLIASVSGNTIQVTKKDGSATVDFSQSTKVSEISAAQLSDVTAGSCIAAMTQQDTSPATARRVMIWPAADGNCTAEHAKEQQESSSPAPTSGKRPEHQAVRGTVASVSGNTITVTGADSNGGAAGPTTVTVTNDTTYAKRTPADHNAIVAGKCVAAHGANDASGNLQAASITLRAAKDGACEGGGHEGHHQR; from the coding sequence ATGTCCCCAACCCAGACGTTTGCCCAGCCACGATCCGTTCGCGGAGCGTTGTTCACACTCGCCGGACTGACGGCATTCTCGATCGCCGCGTGCGGTGCACCCAGCAGCACCACCGGTGCCTCCACCACATCGTCGGCGCCCACCTCCTCATCCGCACATGGCGAACACAACGGAAAAGACCACGTCGCCGGGCTCATCGCGTCCGTATCGGGTAACACCATCCAGGTCACCAAGAAGGACGGCAGCGCGACCGTCGACTTCAGCCAGTCGACGAAGGTTTCCGAGATCTCCGCCGCGCAACTGTCGGACGTCACCGCGGGCAGCTGTATCGCGGCCATGACTCAACAGGACACCAGCCCCGCGACGGCACGGCGCGTGATGATCTGGCCGGCCGCGGACGGCAACTGCACCGCTGAACATGCCAAGGAGCAGCAGGAGTCGTCCTCCCCGGCTCCGACGTCCGGCAAACGCCCCGAGCATCAGGCCGTGCGTGGCACCGTCGCCTCGGTCAGCGGGAACACCATCACGGTGACCGGCGCCGACTCCAACGGCGGAGCGGCAGGCCCGACAACCGTGACCGTCACCAACGACACCACCTACGCCAAGCGGACACCGGCGGATCACAACGCCATAGTCGCGGGCAAGTGCGTCGCCGCGCACGGGGCCAACGACGCGTCAGGGAATCTGCAGGCCGCCAGCATCACCCTGCGGGCCGCCAAGGACGGCGCATGTGAGGGCGGCGGCCACGAGGGCCACCACCAGCGCTAG
- a CDS encoding metal-sulfur cluster assembly factor, with the protein MTEVSEEVKLLEDVEEAMRDVVDPELGINVVDLGLVYGLNVEESETGKVAVIDMTLTSAACPLTDVIEDQSRNALVGAGLVKEIKINWVWVPPWGPDKITDDGREQLRALGFTV; encoded by the coding sequence ATGACCGAGGTATCAGAAGAAGTAAAGCTCCTCGAGGACGTGGAGGAGGCGATGCGTGACGTCGTCGACCCCGAGCTCGGTATCAACGTCGTCGACCTGGGCCTGGTGTATGGGCTGAACGTCGAGGAGAGCGAGACCGGGAAGGTCGCGGTCATCGACATGACATTGACCTCGGCGGCGTGTCCGCTCACCGATGTCATCGAGGATCAGTCGCGCAACGCGCTGGTCGGCGCGGGACTGGTCAAGGAGATCAAGATCAACTGGGTCTGGGTGCCGCCGTGGGGCCCGGACAAGATCACCGACGATGGTCGGGAGCAGCTCCGGGCCCTCGGCTTCACCGTCTAG